GCATGTTGAAAATGGTGGAGAGATCCCCAAAGGCAGGCGTGTGGCCGTCCGGTTTCAGGAGAAGGATGGCCGGACGATCGCCTCGCGAAGATCCCGGTTCGAGGAGATCCCGGGCTCCGACAAGGTCCTGGTGTTTCATGAGAAGGGAGAAACTCCGGACGAAGGCTTCGTCGCGATGGCGGAGTTCCCGGAGAAGGGCGTCCCGATCCCGTTGGATGACCATATGGGTCACCTGGATCCCCAGTCCCAGGAAACCCAGGGAGAGGAGCAGAAAAAACCAGAAAAAAATACGGGTCGTCACCCTTTTTCGCCAGGGGATTTTCCCCAGAACGGGAGGGAGTGCCATCTTTTCCCGGTTCGGTACAGGAGGTGTAATGTCCGGTTGCATCGACGGATCCTACCTGGACGAAGGAGGAAGGTGGCCGTTTTCGACAGGGGAGCGTGATACCCGGAATCGCGTGAAAACGATGGCCGCACCGATCAGAATCATTGGGACCGACAGAACCTGCCCCATTGTGACAGGGCCAAAAAGAAACCCGAGCTGGGGATCCGGCTGACGAAAGAGCTCTCCGATTGTTCGGAAGAGGCCATAAAGACCGATGAACGTTCCAAAAAGAACTCCTTCGGGCAACGTCTTCCGGGAAAGGAAAAACAGAATGGAAAAAAGAAGGATCCCTTCCATGGAGGCTTCATAGAGTTGAGACGGATGGCGGCAGATAGGGCCCCCCATCGGAAATTCCATGCACCATGGAACGTCCGTCGCCCGACCGAACAGTTCTCCGTTGATGAAATTTCCCATGCGTCCCATGAAAAGGCCGATCGGGACCGGAAGGACCGCCAGGTCGGCCAGTCGGAGAAAAGGAAGATGACGTCGCCGGCAGAAGAGCCACCCCGCCACAATGACCCCGAGAAAGCCTCCGTGAAAGGACATCCCGCCCTTCCAGACGGCCAGAATGTCCAGCGGATGGGAGAGGTAGTAGGAAAGGTTGTAGACCAGGACATAGCCGAGGCGTCCGCCCAGAATGACACCCAACGCCGCATAGCTCAGGAGATCATACACGCCGTCCTTGTCGAGCGGAAAAGCTTTTTTCCGGACTTCCGCCTTCAAAAGAAAATAGGCCACAAAAAAAGCGACGACGTACATCAGACCGTACCATCGGACTTTCAGTGGTCCCATTTTCAAAAGGACAGGATTGAAATCGGGATAAGGGATCATGGATTCATCCCTGAACCGGGCAGTCTCTCAGGCAGAATCGGCATCCCGGATGCTTTCCTCCTTTTCGATTTTTTCCAGTTCTTCTTTTTTGCGCTGACAGACGATGCAAAGTTGAGCGAAAGGCATGACTTTCAGGCGCTTTTCCTCAATTTCTCCACCGCACTCCTCGCAGTAGCCATATGTCCCTTCTCCAAGGCGCTGAAGTGCCTGATGAATGGCTTTCCGCGTTTTGTTGCGCATTTCCAGGAGGGCCAGGTCGACACCCTCTCCCATGTCGATGGAGGACAGGTCACCCTGGTCCAGGGCTGAATCCAGCCGGTGTTCATTTTCTGGGCCGATCTGACGGGCGAGATGTTGTCGGATATCCCTCTCGACTTCCGATTGTTTTGATAGGAGAATCTCTCTCAGCCGCTGGTTGCGCTCTTCGCCTTTTACCATCTCTTGCATTCCCTTTCATGTGCCGGAAATCCGGCAGGAGGCTTGACTGAAAACCCCGTCCACCGAAAAGTCCTTGCCGGAAGGTTCTCTTGTCGATGACCAGAAGATCCTGCGCTTGTTGCGTCGTGTTGACCGCTTTCTGCAAAAAAAGAATGTTCCCGAACCGGCCGCGGAACAGATGACAGGAAAAATGGTTCCTTACGACGTTCTCATCATGACGATTCTCTCGCTTCGAACGAAAGACTCCGTCACAATTCCCGCTTCTCAGAGGCTTTTTGAAAAGGCTCCGGATCTTCCTTCCTTGTCGCAAATGAAAATCTCCGACATAGAAAGCCTGATATTTCCGGTCGGATTCTACAGGACCAAGGCTAAAACAATCAAGACAATTGCGGAAAGAGTTTTGACAGAGTTTGGCGGCAAGATTCCTGATACCCTTGAGGGGTTGCTTTCCCTTCCCGGGGTAGGGCTCAAAACAGCAAACCTTGTCCTGACAGTGGGATTCGAAAAAGAGGGATTTTGTGTCGACATCCACGTGCACCGCATTTTAAACCGGTGGGGAGTCATTCAGACACACTCGCCAGATGAAACCTACCACATTGTCGAGCCGGTCCTCCCCCGAAAATGGAAAAGGAGGGCAAACGCCCTCCTCGTCGCTTTCGGCCAGCACTTTTGCCGGCCAGTCTCTCCGTTTTGTTCGGTATGTCCTCTCCTACCGGACTGTAACCGTATCGAAGTGGATAAACACCGGTGACATGTGGTCTTCTGACTTGTTGATCTTTTCCGCCGGATCCATTCTTCCTTCCAGCTCGCAACGAATGCAGCGGGATGCTTCTTTCCAGGCTTCCTGAACATTGAATCCGGTTTCCACCTCGGCAAATCCCTTCCGGGCTTCCAGAGGGAGAGCGGGCATCGGAATGCGGTGCATTTCTCCCAGGGTCATGGGATCCTCCATGACCGGAGGCGCGTAGAATGGATAGGTCCGGTCCGGATTTCCCTTGAAGTACCGGTCGATGAAGACAGCGCACTGTTCTCCATCCCGAATGGAATGGATGACATCGAGCGGGCCGGTCATGGCATCTCCACCGGCAAAAACGGCCGGTCGGGACTCGCTCATGAGGGTATCCGGATCGACTTTGACCGTTCCCCATTTATGGAATGTAATCCCGTTCTTCTCAAACACGCTGGTGTCCATCGTCTGTCCGATGGCGGCGACGATCGTGTCCACGTGGACGCTTTTAATGGTTCCCTTGACGGCAACGGGTTTTCGTCTTCCGCTGTTGTCGAACTCCCGGGAGAGCGTGTTGACCTGAAAATCGATGACCGATTCCCGGGTTCCGTCTGCCTTTTCCTCTTCACGGATCTCAAGGGGGGCCAGGAGAAATTCGAAGGTAATACCTTCATGCTCTGCTTCCTGAACTTCGAATTCATGGGCCGGCATCTCTTCGCGTGTCCGCCGATAATAGACGGTGACCTGTTCGGCCCCCATCCTCATGGCGGAACGGGCAACGTCAATGGCAACGTTCCCGCCGCCGATCACCGCAACCCGCTTTCCGACTTTGACAGGCTCATCCAGACAGACCTTGCGCAAAAACACAATTCCATCCTGAACCGAGGGGAGATCTTCTCCGGGAATCTTCATTTTGCTGGGTTTGTGGGCACCAATGCCGATGAATGCGGCATCGAACCCCTGTTCAAAGAGATCTTCCAGTGAGAAATCTCTTCCCAGTGAAACGTTTGTCTTGAATTCGACCGGAAGATTGTCAAAAATTCCCAGTTCAAAGTTCAGGAGTTCCCGGGGCAGGCGATACTTCGGGATCCCGACAGCCAGCATTCCTCCAATGACAGGAAGCTGATCAAAAACGGTGACCTTGTACCCCATGCGGCCGAGATAGAAAGCACATGTGAGGCCCGCCGGGCCGGCACCAATAACAGCCACACGCTGGGGAAGATCCGCATCGGGTGTATAAACGGGCCGTAATCCCTGATTATATTCCCAGTCGTAAGCGAAGCGCTTCAGACCATTGATGGCGATTGGTTCGTCCAGATCACCTCTCCGGCAAGGGCTTTCGCATGGTCGGTAACAGGTCCGGCTGATAATCCCCGGAAAAGGTAACCGTTTGCGAATGGTTGCCAAAGCTTCGGCGTATTGTCCCCTGAAAACTTCGGTGATGTAACGGGGAATATCAATGCCAACCGGGCATTCGTGCTGACAGGGAGCATAGACAATTTCCTTGCACGATTGGGAGACACATTTTTTGCGTTTGATGTGGTCTTCGTATTCTGCCCGGAAGTAACGGATCGTGGAAAGAACCGGATTCGGAGCCGCCTGACCCAGTCCACACAGAGAATTCGCCTTGACATAGGTGGAGAGATTGACAAGATCGTCCAGATCTTTCATCTCTCCCCGCCCGTCGCTGATGCGCTGGATCATGTCGAGCATGACCTTTGTTCCATCCCGGCAAGGAGTACACTCCCCGCAGGACTCATCCTTCGTGAAGGTCATGAAATATTTGGCCGTATCCACGATACAGTTGGCTTCGTCCAGAACGATGATCCCTCCGGATCCCATGATGGCGCCAGCCGAGATGAGAGATTCAAAATCGATGGGAGTATCGATCAGATCGACCGGAATGCAACCACCGGATGGGCCGCCGAGCTGAGCCGCCTTGAATTTTTTGTGACCCGACATGCCTCCGGCAATCTCGTAGACGATTTCCTTGAGAGTTGTTCCTGCGGCGACTTCAATCAGGCCGGTTCGTTTGATCTTGCCGGTAAGAGCAAAGGTTTTGGTTCCCTTTGTTTTTTCAGTCCCGTAACTTGCAAACCACTCGGCTCCGCCCAGAATGATGTGGGGGATATTGGCAAGGGTTTCCACATTATTGATGAGGGTTGGGTTGTTCCAGATCCCCTTTTGTGCAGGGAAAGGCGGTTTCGGCCAGGGCATGCCGCGATCACCCATAATCGAAGCAAGAAGGGCTGTTTCCTCGCCACAGACGTAGGCCCCTGCCCCTTCCTTAATTTCGAGATGGAAGGAAAGATCAGAACCGAGAATTCTCTCCCCGAGATAGCCTCTTTCCATCGCCTGCGCAATGGCTTTTTTGAGGAGACGAATCGCATGCGGATATTCCGCTCGACA
The sequence above is drawn from the Leptospirillum ferriphilum ML-04 genome and encodes:
- a CDS encoding endonuclease III domain-containing protein; the encoded protein is MPEGSLVDDQKILRLLRRVDRFLQKKNVPEPAAEQMTGKMVPYDVLIMTILSLRTKDSVTIPASQRLFEKAPDLPSLSQMKISDIESLIFPVGFYRTKAKTIKTIAERVLTEFGGKIPDTLEGLLSLPGVGLKTANLVLTVGFEKEGFCVDIHVHRILNRWGVIQTHSPDETYHIVEPVLPRKWKRRANALLVAFGQHFCRPVSPFCSVCPLLPDCNRIEVDKHR
- the lgt gene encoding prolipoprotein diacylglyceryl transferase, with amino-acid sequence MIPYPDFNPVLLKMGPLKVRWYGLMYVVAFFVAYFLLKAEVRKKAFPLDKDGVYDLLSYAALGVILGGRLGYVLVYNLSYYLSHPLDILAVWKGGMSFHGGFLGVIVAGWLFCRRRHLPFLRLADLAVLPVPIGLFMGRMGNFINGELFGRATDVPWCMEFPMGGPICRHPSQLYEASMEGILLFSILFFLSRKTLPEGVLFGTFIGLYGLFRTIGELFRQPDPQLGFLFGPVTMGQVLSVPMILIGAAIVFTRFRVSRSPVENGHLPPSSR
- a CDS encoding NADH-ubiquinone oxidoreductase-F iron-sulfur binding region domain-containing protein, with amino-acid sequence MTKTNIYIGMATCGLASGARRIQEAVEKESRERGYELAIHPTGCIGMCHNEPILEVEVPGQPRITYAQVTPESVPAILESHFKKGTYFPELVYGQSPVTDSPAIDGLAMLNDADYFRKQVKIVSKRCGVIDPSSIDDYLKTGGYNALKAVIAGETPDSVIDTLIRSGLRGRGGAGFPTGMKWKFTRQAQGDVKYVVCNADEGDPGAFMDRSVLEGDPHSVIEGMIIGAFAIGNARQGYIYCRAEYPHAIRLLKKAIAQAMERGYLGERILGSDLSFHLEIKEGAGAYVCGEETALLASIMGDRGMPWPKPPFPAQKGIWNNPTLINNVETLANIPHIILGGAEWFASYGTEKTKGTKTFALTGKIKRTGLIEVAAGTTLKEIVYEIAGGMSGHKKFKAAQLGGPSGGCIPVDLIDTPIDFESLISAGAIMGSGGIIVLDEANCIVDTAKYFMTFTKDESCGECTPCRDGTKVMLDMIQRISDGRGEMKDLDDLVNLSTYVKANSLCGLGQAAPNPVLSTIRYFRAEYEDHIKRKKCVSQSCKEIVYAPCQHECPVGIDIPRYITEVFRGQYAEALATIRKRLPFPGIISRTCYRPCESPCRRGDLDEPIAINGLKRFAYDWEYNQGLRPVYTPDADLPQRVAVIGAGPAGLTCAFYLGRMGYKVTVFDQLPVIGGMLAVGIPKYRLPRELLNFELGIFDNLPVEFKTNVSLGRDFSLEDLFEQGFDAAFIGIGAHKPSKMKIPGEDLPSVQDGIVFLRKVCLDEPVKVGKRVAVIGGGNVAIDVARSAMRMGAEQVTVYYRRTREEMPAHEFEVQEAEHEGITFEFLLAPLEIREEEKADGTRESVIDFQVNTLSREFDNSGRRKPVAVKGTIKSVHVDTIVAAIGQTMDTSVFEKNGITFHKWGTVKVDPDTLMSESRPAVFAGGDAMTGPLDVIHSIRDGEQCAVFIDRYFKGNPDRTYPFYAPPVMEDPMTLGEMHRIPMPALPLEARKGFAEVETGFNVQEAWKEASRCIRCELEGRMDPAEKINKSEDHMSPVFIHFDTVTVR
- a CDS encoding TraR/DksA family transcriptional regulator → MVKGEERNQRLREILLSKQSEVERDIRQHLARQIGPENEHRLDSALDQGDLSSIDMGEGVDLALLEMRNKTRKAIHQALQRLGEGTYGYCEECGGEIEEKRLKVMPFAQLCIVCQRKKEELEKIEKEESIRDADSA